The following is a genomic window from Rutidosis leptorrhynchoides isolate AG116_Rl617_1_P2 chromosome 8, CSIRO_AGI_Rlap_v1, whole genome shotgun sequence.
TTTGGCCGGCTCATGCGAACGAAGCTTTAGTGCGAATCCGCAAATCCTTCATTTGGTTTGCCCAGCGTATGGGACTGAGGGAGTAGTATTTTAACTACTTGATATTTTATTTTGGGAGCAGATTACTAAGATGGCAATGTATTTTGAACAAATAGAATATAATGCTCAAAACCAGTTGCTAGCAGTTTGTTCTCATCAAGAATCACAATAAAATAAACCAGAAATTAGGCCCCAAAAATGTATATTTCTTCAGAATCAAGATCCATACCATTTACATATAAACCAGGTCCTATGATAGCTTCATACCATGTTCCTTTAATGTCAAAAATTCACGTGGATGGTCATTATGTTATGTACTAGTACCAGATTACACGAATGAAACAAAAACTTTAAGGGCATTTAGTAATCTGACTCTCACCAAAAGCAATCAGCGATCATTTACACTCACTCTTTACAAGATATAAAAACGATACATATGACTAACTATCAAAATCAACACTCCATCTACAAACCTCTATCGGATCAAAAAAATCAGACCTCATATTCACATAGAAATAAAACTAGCAAAGTTCATGGTGACACCACATTATTATTTCTTTACCAAAACAGGACATCTCAAGAACTGTAAGAAGTTGATGATGCAATGTGCCTTTCTGCAAACAGAAGTAATAAAAAAGTTACATAAAAGAATCAAGAATATGTAGATTTTTCATAAAGTTATGagctttataaatatttttctCACCTCCTGAAGTAACGAGCTTTTCTACACGAGAAACAATGTGTTTACCATACGTATATCGTTTCAGAGTAGCCAAGTGGACTTTTATACGCGACAGTATGATTTCACGGCTCTTATCATCACACGTTTCGAGAACCTTTTGCACCACATAGTTCCCAAAAGGGTCTTTCATCATTGCCTGTATATTGACCCATACAAAAGTTTACTAAAACGATGGTGATATACGTGAttgtaaatattcgtgttaatGAGTGTTGTgaatttgcctttcaaaaaaaaaaaaaaaaacgatggtGATATATCCACCACTCAAATTGATAGATCAACCGTCCATGTGTATTAAATATGTGTACTGTACAAGTATTTAATGCACAAGTGTGGTGGATTTATCAATCAGAGCGGTGGATATATCAACATGCAAATAAAATGATTTAGACAAGGACAGAAGGGTAATATCGGAAATAAGAAAAGAACGTTTCTTACCTGCAACGGCTCATTTTCATCCGTGGAACCAAGCATCGTCTTCACGAGAAGTTGACGTTCTTCTGGGGTGCCGTAAGTCAAACATTTTTCGGCAACATTTGACGCAAACTTCTGAAGACTCATCGTTACTATTTGTCCTGCAAGCTTACTGATAACAGCAGATCGTTCTTGTGGCTTACCATGTTGCAGTACATGCTAATCATACCAAAACGTCAGCGTTATCAAGGGGTAAATAAGACATTTAACTATTAAAAAGTTAAATAGAGCTATGTTCATAAGAAGGTTGAGTACCTGGATAACGTAATTACCGTACTGATCTTGCGCTAGAGAACAAACCGAGGTCATGATTTCATCCATTAccacttgtgtattttgatcatcagaATGCTCCAAAACCCTCTGTCGATATCGGATAACGTTTATATATTAGAAAATTGATGATATAAACAGAAGAAATAGACTACAGTAATACATACACCTTTTTACCTGTATGACCCGACAACCATAAGGATGTGACGAAAGAGAAACAACTTGCCCAAAAAACGATGAAATTATAAACTGTATCTGATCTTGTGGGACACATTCGATACATTTCTGGATAACGTGATTACCGTTCTGATCACAAACACATTTCATCACTGAACCGTTAAGCTCGTCAACCATTTGCTTTTGATGATCAACATCAACCACCTCTAATGCCTGAATAGATAAAGATTCGTTATATAcgactatttatttatttatttatttatccctAAGAGAACGTTATAATCAAGATATGATCATTGTTACAAACTAATCATGGGTACAGGACTAAAACCCAAAAAATGTAATCAAGATAGGATGTTCACTACAAAATAGTAATCAAGATAGGATCTTTTTACAAACTAATCATGGGTACAGGACTAATACCCAAAAAATGTAATCAAAATAGGATCTTTACTACAAAATAGTAATCAAGATAGGATCTTTCATGGTTAAACGGCTAAATACTAAATTTCTTTATCAAGATTTAGGATATTTActacaaaaaataatgcatataaaGATAAAACCGTCGCAAATATTGTTTTTAACATAAAAAATTACAAAATTAGCTAGAAAGATCACCTTCTGAATGACTCTGCAACCATACATCTGAAGACTAAGAGGCAAAACATGACCGATAAGTTGATCAGCTAACTCCTTTCTCTGACTCTCAGTTCCATGCTCAAAGAACTGCAAATTGATATTATAAAGTTTTAAGGTTTAAATTCTATAAAAAGCCATTAAAATGAAAGACATTATTAATAAGTGAAACTACCTTCTGTATGACATAATTCCCAAAGACATCAGTCATCAAACCATGAGCATGAGGAATAATCTCTGGAAATATTAAATTCTTTTCTTCAATTGTTGCTGTTTCAAGCTTCTGCTGAATAAATCGGCTTCCATATTGATCCGTACTGcagccaaaatatatatatatatatatatatatatatatatatatatatatatatatatacacacacgcaaTTATGAATATGTATAGAAacaaaaatacttttttttaatgATCCAAAGAACTCTTTAGCTTACCTAAATTCAATGACATGACCAACAACATCAGATAGCTCCAAAGATCTGTTCTTATTGTTCTTGAGCTCATCTAACAACGATAAAACAGGTCTTCGATCTAAGCTGATTTCAGCTACTGATCCAGCCACTGAATTTCTTAAAACAGGAGAAAATTGCATCTTTCGTTCTTGTTTTGACAAAGGTCTAGTCTTTTCCAATAAGTTTCCGTGATACGCCACACCACGATCGTATGTATGATTCCCGTGTATATGATTTAAGCTACCAGATCTACCAAAAAGTGGTGAACCGTTTTGTTGATTCTGTTGAGCAAGTAACGCCTCGAGATACACTTTGGGAAGAGCTCGCATATCTTCATGCGCGTTTGAAACGTAATTGTTTCTTCCTTGATGAAGATTACCATGTCGAGAATCGATTGCAGTTGGTGGGTAGTTACATCGTCTCAGATATTGTTCCCATCCAGCAGTATTTATACTTGAAGCTGAATATACATAGTACAAAACAATGAAATAAGTGTAAGCTGTTGTTTGttatttaagatgtttttgtctgaaagCATATTTCTAATGATGCGCGACTGCAGACAAAGTAAGATATTATTTGATTTATGTCTTAAAAAAAGTCTGCGGAAAAAATATCAGTAAAAAGCAAACACCTAGATCTCTTTTATAGAGGTGCGTCGAGCGGTTGGGTAACAAACGTGTCAACAGAGAAAAAGCATAATCTGCATATTTTGTTGTAATAATTTAGTTTTTGTACCATCCTACGTGGCTTTTTAACGCAACTAAACATCAATTTTGTAATATACACTAAGCGATTTTGCAAGCATcgacagtttggtaaaggaaagtaCTAATTACAATGATCTATGCAATCATACAATTATCTAAAGTAGGTCATTCTGAAAACCATAGTGGCCGTTTACTAATATTTTCACAAGCATAACGAACAATGCAACTGGAAGAACAAGAAATTACAGTTTACCTGAAGCAGTGTGATTATGTGCAGCTGAATATCTAGTAGGCATATGACCTGACAAATCCATTCCAGGGTAACTATCGACATGATTACGTATACTGGGACCTTCAAATTTTGAAAAGTCAAACGTGTTTCTGTTAGAATTTAAATCAGCAGAAGAAACTGCCCTCCTGTGAAAGTTCATCGGTCCAAGGTTATTATTCCTCGAGTTATCACGCTGAAAACTTAACCTCTGATCATTTATAGAATCGAGATAATCGCAACGTGAATAACTTTGTCCATCTGGAAGACGGTTTCTAGATAGACTTAAGTTAGATAATGAAGACGCAACGTCAGCAGGGCGAACCATAGGAGGAAGGCCAGGTGTTTTACTGGACGGGCCCACAACTGGCGTAAAAGAATGTTGAACTATTGAAGTTTCTTTTTCATTAGATAATACTGATGAATGAGTATTAGATATTATTGCATTTTGGCTTGCAGGTCGAGAAATTCGATTCGAAGAACATTCAGGCTCATCAAGCCCTTCCTACATTAAACAAATCACAAAAAAAAACCTGCAATTAGAATCAACAAGTTCTACATTACATCACACAATATAAGTTTTAATTGATCTAAACAATACATGgcaaatgggtcaggttgggtcggtttgggtaacgggtcaaaatggttttgagttgaaatgggtcatgggccAAACGCGTCAAATTTTTAAACGGGTCCAAataggtcaggttgggtcggtttaggTAACGGGTCAAAACGGGTCAGCTAAGATTCTAAACCCTAGATGATTAACTATAGTTACCTGAAGAATATCTGCAAAGCTTTTTCTTCGACCACCAATCGTAGGAGTCGGTAAACCAATCAAACCATCGTTTCTAACAATCGATTCACGATTATTCTTCTGAGCTTTCCTCATTTCAATCAATTCAGATTCTGCATCCTTATGTAACCCTAATCCGGGCTGCATCGAAAACAACGAAGAACTACCACTATGATCAGTATGATCATTACCAAGATTCGTCTTCCACCAATCAGAAGACGAAGATCCACTAACTTGAAATCTTTGAGCAACGCGCCAATCCTCTTTCGACAACAATGGCGGTGGAAGTCTTGGGT
Proteins encoded in this region:
- the LOC139861992 gene encoding pumilio homolog 4-like, yielding MMKGDLDDHSLESELELIFNQRQNRVAIGDQERGMNMHRSGSAPPTVDGSLSAVGNLYRNNGDVHIEGRINNNGIISTNDQVLSEEELIRSHPMYLSYYYDHGNFNPRLPPPLLSKEDWRVAQRFQVSGSSSSDWWKTNLGNDHTDHSGSSSLFSMQPGLGLHKDAESELIEMRKAQKNNRESIVRNDGLIGLPTPTIGGRRKSFADILQEGLDEPECSSNRISRPASQNAIISNTHSSVLSNEKETSIVQHSFTPVVGPSSKTPGLPPMVRPADVASSLSNLSLSRNRLPDGQSYSRCDYLDSINDQRLSFQRDNSRNNNLGPMNFHRRAVSSADLNSNRNTFDFSKFEGPSIRNHVDSYPGMDLSGHMPTRYSAAHNHTASASSINTAGWEQYLRRCNYPPTAIDSRHGNLHQGRNNYVSNAHEDMRALPKVYLEALLAQQNQQNGSPLFGRSGSLNHIHGNHTYDRGVAYHGNLLEKTRPLSKQERKMQFSPVLRNSVAGSVAEISLDRRPVLSLLDELKNNKNRSLELSDVVGHVIEFSTDQYGSRFIQQKLETATIEEKNLIFPEIIPHAHGLMTDVFGNYVIQKFFEHGTESQRKELADQLIGHVLPLSLQMYGCRVIQKALEVVDVDHQKQMVDELNGSVMKCVCDQNGNHVIQKCIECVPQDQIQFIISSFFGQVVSLSSHPYGCRVIQRVLEHSDDQNTQVVMDEIMTSVCSLAQDQYGNYVIQHVLQHGKPQERSAVISKLAGQIVTMSLQKFASNVAEKCLTYGTPEERQLLVKTMLGSTDENEPLQAMMKDPFGNYVVQKVLETCDDKSREIILSRIKVHLATLKRYTYGKHIVSRVEKLVTSGERHIASSTSYSS